The following nucleotide sequence is from Halobacillus mangrovi.
GTTTTTTATCCAGTCAAATTGGAGAATGGCACAGAAGGATATGTTGCAAGTCCATATCTTCGCAATAAGTTTAAGGATGTTCCTAAAGATAATTATTCAGTGGAATCTATTGAATACTTGTATGACATGAACATTCTAAAAGGCTATAGTGAAGACGAATTTGGTTATAAGGATCCTTTAAAACGTAAAAATACAGCTTTATTTTTAGTCCGTGCAGAGAATATTGACCTGACTAACCGGCCAGACCCTGGATTTGTTGATGTTCCAAAAAGCAGTGACTTTTATGATGAAGTGGCTGCATTAGCAGACGAAGGAATCTTTGAAGGAGATAATAAGAACCGCTTCAACTTAGATTCCTATTTAAAAAGAAGGGAAATGGCTGTTCTTCTTCAGCGAGTGTATCAATTCCCGTCTGCATCCATAGAGGAACCTTTCACTGATGTAAAAGATAATGACTGGTATAAAGAAGCTGTTGAAAGGCTTTATGCTTCTGGAATTACAAATGGGGTAAGTGAAACAGAATTCGGCCCCGATCAAAGAATTACAAGAGAACAATTTGCAACCTTTTTAGCGCGCTCTATTAATAAAAATTTTAGATAAGTAAATGGAACACTTCGGTCATCCACCGGGGTGTTTTTTTATCCACAAAATGGTATGAAACAAAATGGGATGGGTATAATACGGGACGTAATCACTAAAAAGGAGGAAACACAAAATGAAAACACTGCCATTAAAGCTTTTGATTGCCCTTTTAACCTTTTCTCTTCTAGGTGCTTGTGCTACGGAAGATGAGCAAATGGAAGAAGGAAATGATACAGAAGAAAACATGAATGAAGAGGAAGAAAACGGCGAAGGTAATATGGATGAAGAAGATCATATGGACGAGGGCGGAACGGACGGAACCGAAGAAACAGAAGAAGATCAAGGTGACATGACTGACGGTGACAATGATGCTACTGAAGAAGATATGACGAACGAAGATACAATGGATAATGGTGAAAACAACGAAAATGGAAACGAGTAAAGTTTTCTTTTGAAGCCGCTCTCCTAAAGCGGCTTTTATTTATTTTTGCTAAAAGATATTAAAATACTAGCCATCATGATACATATGCCACCTGTAGTACAGATTGGAAAAAAATGAAATAAAGCTAAGTAGTCCAACAAATAGCTAGACATGGCAAGAAGGAAGAATCTAATACCTATGACGGCAAAAGTTTTAATGATCTGAAATCACCTCTCTTCACTCTGTATCCCTGTATTCGAATTCCTTTTCAATCTCTCCTGTAACCCAAGTTCTATTTAAGAAATGTATATTCCTAGAAGCTGGACTAAGAATTCCTTAGTTCAGCTTTTTGTTATCTGTTGGAAAATACCCCTAGCTTATGTAGAATGAATAGTAAGACAAAGATTCATAAAAACTTTACAATTTGGAGTTTCCTGGTTTTTTGTGCGTGGAATAAGCGAATAGAGGTGATTAATGATGAAGTACAGAACGGCTAGTGATCTGAAAGACTTACTATTAGGAGATTTCGAAAGAGTAATTAACAGCATCCCCCAAGAAAAGTTGGACGTATATGTGTATCTTCATACGGTATATCAGGATACGTACGTACCCGATGACACCTTGTATCAATTTGTATTTCGGCATTTCTTCAGGCTAGATAATCCTAGCTTAACGAAGGAGTTTGAAACTTACTACTTCAAATTGATGGAAGAACAGCGAGGATATGAGCGGCCTAATATCGTCCAAATTACCAAAAGCCTTTACGAAGTGAAGAACCACAAAGGAAATCCTACGATGCAGTTTCCATTGGCAACTTCCATGCTCCATACGATCAACCCTGAATTCCCTACGTATGATGGAGATATAGTCAAAGCTTTTGATTTTTCCTCCACGTATCATTTGTCCGGTTTTGAAAAGAAGATGAAGCGATATATCGGACAATATCAACATGCTTATAAGACTTATGGAGAATTGATGTATGATGAGGCTTTAGAACCCGTATTCGCACATTTTGATGAGCGTTTTCGCGGATACGACCTTCCAAAAGTTAAGAAACTTGATTTGATTGTTTCCCAGCTTGGGAACTCACTTCAATAGGGGAAAACCGGATCCGGCAGCGGATCCGGTTTTATTATGGTCTAACAAGTACTTTTCTGAAAAGTTTTCTTTCCCATGGGAGTAAAAATATGACACAATTTTGTCATTTTCAGACAGCCGTCTACAAGTTGCATTACATTTCCCAGTTTAGTAACATTATTCATAATTATGACTACTCGGTCAGAGGACGAAAACCGCTATAGATAAAGAACTGAGCATTTGGGGAAACTGATATAAAATCAATCGATTCACAACTGAGAAAGCGTTTTTACATAAAAGGGGAGGAAGTCTTGCCATGAAAAGAATTTCCATGCTGTTATTGTTAACAGTATCACTAGCCGCCTGTTCTGGTGATGATTCGGAGGAAGTAACAGAAGAAAGAGTAACGCCCGTGGAGATAGAGAAGGCTGTTAAGGATGACTTTATCATAGACAGAGAGATCGTTGGACGAGCATCGACTGCTAATTCCTCACCTGTGACAGCTAGGACGCCAGGAGAGCTTGTAACCTTAAACGTTGAAAAAGGAGATCGAGTGGAAGAAGGTGAAACCATTGGTGTAGTTGATCCTGGTAACGGGGAGAACCAAGTTGAATTGCAACAGCTGGCTGTTCGTCAGGCTGAAAAACAACTAGAGAACGCTCAAATTACAAAGGAGCAGGCTGCACTTGGGGTAGAGAATGCTGAGAAACAAGTAAACTTGGCGAAAGAGGCGGCAAAATCTGAGGAAAGTCAAACCTCACAGGCTGTCGAAGCTGCTCATGAACAGTATCAACAGGCTCAGCAATTGGCAGATCAGACGAAGAAGCTAGTGGATGAAGGCGCGATCCCTGAAGCTCTTTACCAGCAAGCACAAAGCAGGGCTGATCAAGCAAAAGCGCAATATCAACAGTTGAAAGGACAACAGCCACAATCCACTTCGGCAGTTGCACAAGCGGAGGCCCAGCTTGACCAGGCCCAGCAGCAGTTGGAACAGGCGCAAGTGGGTGTTGACCAAGCTGAACTCCAGGTTGAGCAGGCGAACGTACAACTGAATCAAGCCAAGGACCAAACAGCAAATGAAGCCGTTACCGCTCCCACCTCAGGAGAAATTTCTACTCTCAACGCTAGTGAAGGTGATTTTGTAACGAATCAACAGCCTTTCGCTACGGTTGTAGGGCTCAATCCGATGACGGTAACAGCCTCTGTTACTGCAGATCAGCTTTCTTTATTTGAAAAAGGGGAAGAACTTGAAGTTGCCATAGACTCTATCAATCAGACGGTTCCATCCACCATTCAATATGTATCCTCCGTTCCTGATGATACAGGGTTATACCCTGTAGAAGCGCAAGTGGACAACGAAGACGAGAAGATCAAGCCAGGAATGATGGCTACTATCCTATTACCGGAGATCGTCGTAGAGAACACGTGGATTGTTCCAACGGATGCTGTAGTAGAAGAGGGAAATGAAACGTATATTTATCATGTCGTTGATGAGAAAGCAGTTCGGTTAGACGTTGAGGTCGTAGAAGCTCAGACGGACCGTACGGCGATTGAAGCAGACTTAACTGGGGATGCCCAAGTGATTACAACTGGACAATTAACTCTTTCTGATGGTGGCAAGGTTACGATCATGAAGGAGGACGCTTAAGTGAAGCTTGTTAATCTTTCGGTTAAGCGTCCCGTCGGTGTAATTATGGTTGTAGCCGCTATCCTTGCTTTAGGATTCGTTTCATTAAGAAATTTAACGATTGACCTTTATCCGGAAATAGATTTGCCGATTGCTGTAGTATCCACAACCTACGAAGGAGCAGCTCCGCAGGAAGTGGAAAAGCTGATAAGCAGGCCTGTGGAATCTTCTGTAAGTTCAATCGAAGGTTTGGAAGTTCTCCAGTCGCAATCGCAGGCTGGATCTTCTCTTGTTTTAATGCAATTTAACACAGGAGTGAATCTAGATAGCACCCTGTTACAAGTCCGGGAAAATGTCGACCAAGTCAGAGGCTTGCTTCCAGAAGGAGCGGGAGAACCGAACGTGCTACGTTTCGATCCCCAGCAGCTTCCGATCATGACTGTCGGACTTTCAGGCGATACACCTGAAGAACTACAAGAAGTAGCTGAAAACCGTCTAGTACCATTTTTAGAAAGGCAGGAAGGTGTCGCATCTGTCAATATCGAAGGCGGAAAGGTTCGAGAAGTACAGGTGCTTGTAGATCGGGCGCAAATGTCTCAGTACGGACTCGATTCACAAACGATTGTGCAAACGTTGAGTGCCTCCAACCAATCTGCTTCAGCTGGTTCAGTTAACAAAGGCCAGAAAGACCTGCAAATCAGACTGGAAGGAGAGTTCGACTCAATAGAAGATGTGAGGGATACGATCATCCAGTCTCAATCGGGTGCGAAAGTCACTCTTGATCAAATTGCAGAAGTCGAAGAAGTGTTAACCAACTCTAACACGATTTCAAAAGTTAATGGGGCCTCGTCTGTTGTCTTATCAGTTTTAAAGAAAACAGATGCCAACACTGTGGAAACAGCGAACCAAGTGAACGATGCCTTAGATGAGATGGAAGAAGATCTGCCCGAGGGAGTAGACACCGAGATTGTGCTAGATACCTCCGAATTTATTAAAATCTCGATCAACAGTGTTGTATTAAACATCATCTTAGGTGGGATTTTCTCCATTATTGTACTTCTTTTGTTTCTGAAAAGTGTACGAGCCACACTCGTCATCGGACTTTCAATTCCTATTGCTATTATCTCCACGTTTACACTCATGTACTTTACAGGGGAAACTCTAAACGTGCTGACCATGGGTGGGTTAGCGCTTGGAATAGGAATGATGGTGGATAGTTCCATTGTTATTTTGGAAAACATCGTAAGTTACAGGCAGCAAGGGTATTCCATGGTGGAAGCGTCAAAAAAAGGAGCTTCGGAGCTTGCTCCTGCTGTTATTGCCTCCGCAACAACGACATTAGTCGTCTTTTTACCCATCATATTTGTAGAAGGAATTGCGTCAGAACTTTTCACTCCCCTGGCATTGACGATTATGTTTGCATTAATCGCTTCACTGGCGGTTTCTGTCACGCTAATTCCAATGTTATCTTCAAAATTACTGACGAAATCATTGAAAGAGAATGGACGCAGATACTGGTTTGACCGGTTGATGGATAAAGTCAACGACGGATATCGTGCCATGTTAAGATGGGTATTAAAATTCAGAAAAACAGCAATTGCTATTACACTTGCTTTAATTGCAGGAAGTGCAGCGCTTATTCCCCTGATAGGGACTGAGTTTATCCCGCCTTCTGACCAAGGACAAATTCAAATCGATGTGAACATGCCTGAAGGCACAGCGATGGAAGAAACTGAAGCGTTTACGAACAAAGTAGATGAACGAATTGAAAACTTTAGTGAGATTATTGAAGTCAGTTATCTTTCGATCGGCGGTGGAGGCTTTGGTGGCGGAATCGGTAATACATCATCCGATTTTGCTAACTATACCATTCAACTCGTTGATCCAGGAGATCGGGAAATCACAACTCAGCAGGCCATGAAGGATATCGATGAAGCTCTAAAAGACTTGCCTGGCGCAGAAATTCAAGTCAGTGAGTTGGACGCTGGACTTGGGACAGGGGCTCCTCTCCAAGTTCAATTGAACGGAACAGAGTATGAAGTATTGGATCAATTAGCAGATCAGGTTGCCTATGTTATGAACGATATTGAAGGTGTCAATAACGCCACATCTTCTACAGATGAAGGCAGGCCAGAAATGCAGATTAATGTGAACCGGGAAAAAGCTGCGCAATATGGTTTGACGTACCAACAAGTGATTGGACAGGTCCAGCTTGCTTTTAACGGTCAAATTGCAACACGATACCGCAGTGGAGGGGATGAACTCGATGTTAGAATGATCTTCCCTGAAGACGAAAGACAGACCATTTCAGATCTAGAGGGAATGTCCGTGCAGTCTCCAACAGGCAGTTTAATTCCACTTGCGACTATTGCTAACCTTGAACAAGTTCAAGGTCCTGTTTCTTTACTTCGCCAAGATCAACAGCCGCAAGTGAATGTTGAAGCAGAAGTAGTGGACGTTGATTTAGGAACAGCTACTGAAGAAGTACGTACAGAGCTTGAGCGGCTTAATTTTCCAGACGGTTATTCCTATGAAATTGGCGGGCAGGCTCAGGATATGCAGGAGGCCTTTGGAGATTTATCGCTGGCTTTGATCTTCTCCATATTTCTTGTCTATGCTGTAATGGCCATTCAGTTTGAGAACTTCTTGTTCCCGTTCATCATCATGTTCTCACTGCCTGCGACAATTATAGGGATTACGGGAGGACTGTTTGTTACCGGTCTTCCATTCAGCTTGCCAGCATTTGTAGGGATAATCATGCTAGCTGGGATAGTGGTAAACAATGCGATTGTACTCGTAGATTACATCAATATATTAAGAAGGAAATCTTATGATAGATATGAAGCGATATTAGAAGCCGGGCCGAACCGTCTCCGGCCAATCCTTATGACAACGTTGACGACCATGCTTGGAATGGTGCCGCTTGCGATTGGGGTTGGAAGAGGAGCGGAAGCTCAACAGCCGCTTGCTATAACAATAATTTTTGGTCTCACAGTATCCAGTTTCTTCACCCTGGTATTAATCCCTGTCGTTTACACGTATTTTGACGACTTATCGAACAAAATCACAGGCTTCTTCCGCAAGAGAGTGGAAGACTAATCATGAATAGAATGTGTAAAAATAACCCACCTCAGGTCATCCATTAAATGGAATCTTGAGGTGGGTTATTGTTTATGGGACTTTAACAATCTTCTAATTGGATGTTCCCCTTCTAATGCTCTCCCCTCATTTTCCCAACACGAAGTACCAAACATCTAAAAATCTTATTTAAATGTGATCCAATCTTTCATCTCTTACGATAGCTAGGTAGAAACATAATTCACTACAGAGAAATACATGAATCAATCAAAAAGGAGAGATGAAAACGTGAAGACAATGAAGAGAGTATTTGGCTTGTTGATGGCCATCCTGTTAATCGTCCCGTCTATAGCCATGGCAGAGGACCATAAAGGCCCAACGGTGAAAACACAAGCGTCTGACTTACGTGCAGATTTAGACAAACTGTTATCGGAACACTTCGTTTTAGCAACGATGTTTATGATGAAGTCTTATGAAGATACAGAGGATGCGGAAGAAGTATGGAGTCAGCTCGATCAAAATGCGAAAGACATGACTCCAGTTATTGCTTCGGTCTATGGAGAAGAAGCAGCTGACCAGTTTGAAGAAATGTTCCGTTCACATAATGATTACTCTGATCGTTTTGTAGAAGCTGCAAAAAATGATGATCTAAAAGCTCGTCAAGAAGCAGAAAAAGAAGTCGAAGAGTTTGTGAATGAATTTGGTTCATTTCTTGCAAAAGCAACAGAAGGAAACGTATCAGAAAAAGCAGCAAAAAAAGCTTTGGCTGCTCATGAGCAAGACGTCATTAATGTATTTGACCATTATGTGAATGAAGAATATCAAAAAGCATATCAGTCGTTCAGAGATGGATTCAACCGTATGTTCGACATCAGTAGATCTTTATCTACAGCAATTACAAAACAATTGCCTGATAAATTCGAAAATACAAAAGCGGATTCTAAAGCAGCTGACCTGCGTTCAAACTTGAATACATTGACTTCTGAACACTTTGCTCTTGCTGCCCTGGAAATGCAAAAAGGTTTTAATCAAGCTCCTGATTATGATTTTGTGACTTGGGCAGAGAATCAGCACACTTCGGATTTCAAAACAGTCATCCAGTCCCTGTATGGAGAAGAAGATGCGACTGAGTTTGAGAAGGTGTGGCAGCAAAATCATATCAATGCTCAGACTAACGTAGTTACAGCTGCACTTGAAGAAAATCAAGAACTTCGCATGGAAGCTGAGGAAAGCCTCAAGACTTTCTCCGAGGATTTTGGAGCGTTTCTATCCACGGCAACGGAAGGACATTTGCCTCAAGAAACAGCAACAGAAGCGGTTTGGAGTCATGAGGAGGACGTCCTGCAAACTTTCGATCACTACGTAGAAGGTGATTATGAAGCCACTTACGATTCTTTCCGTGAAGGATATGGTGATATGTTTGGCATTGGGGAGAACTTGGGCGACGCAATGGCCAAACAAATGCCTGACAAATTCGGTGGAGAAATGATGCCAGAATCTATGCCTGATACAGGCCTTGGTGGAATGAGCGATACTCAATCTATCTCTAATTGGATATGGGTAGCCTTTGGGGCGTTCACTATCTTGACAGGAGCAGTCCTTTACAGGAAAAAGTCTCATCAGTAAATGGAAGTACTTGCGGAAGAAGAGAGGGGGCCTCTCTTCTTCGGTGTTTGAAAATATGTAACAAGTAGAAGGTGATGGGCAATGGAGAGAAAATGGAAGATCTATTTTACCGTTGTGGGCTTGGTTGCCCTACTTATGGTCGGTTATGAAACGAATGTATGGGCACATCTAACTGACTCTTCAAAGAAAACGGATGTGGTTCGTGTGGAGAACTCTGAAAATGATTCTGTAAACCTTACACAGGAATTAAAAGTAGAGGAGCAAGAGGAAGAAGTACTTGATGGAGAGTTTACGGTCATTAA
It contains:
- a CDS encoding efflux RND transporter periplasmic adaptor subunit, coding for MKRISMLLLLTVSLAACSGDDSEEVTEERVTPVEIEKAVKDDFIIDREIVGRASTANSSPVTARTPGELVTLNVEKGDRVEEGETIGVVDPGNGENQVELQQLAVRQAEKQLENAQITKEQAALGVENAEKQVNLAKEAAKSEESQTSQAVEAAHEQYQQAQQLADQTKKLVDEGAIPEALYQQAQSRADQAKAQYQQLKGQQPQSTSAVAQAEAQLDQAQQQLEQAQVGVDQAELQVEQANVQLNQAKDQTANEAVTAPTSGEISTLNASEGDFVTNQQPFATVVGLNPMTVTASVTADQLSLFEKGEELEVAIDSINQTVPSTIQYVSSVPDDTGLYPVEAQVDNEDEKIKPGMMATILLPEIVVENTWIVPTDAVVEEGNETYIYHVVDEKAVRLDVEVVEAQTDRTAIEADLTGDAQVITTGQLTLSDGGKVTIMKEDA
- a CDS encoding efflux RND transporter permease subunit, whose translation is MKLVNLSVKRPVGVIMVVAAILALGFVSLRNLTIDLYPEIDLPIAVVSTTYEGAAPQEVEKLISRPVESSVSSIEGLEVLQSQSQAGSSLVLMQFNTGVNLDSTLLQVRENVDQVRGLLPEGAGEPNVLRFDPQQLPIMTVGLSGDTPEELQEVAENRLVPFLERQEGVASVNIEGGKVREVQVLVDRAQMSQYGLDSQTIVQTLSASNQSASAGSVNKGQKDLQIRLEGEFDSIEDVRDTIIQSQSGAKVTLDQIAEVEEVLTNSNTISKVNGASSVVLSVLKKTDANTVETANQVNDALDEMEEDLPEGVDTEIVLDTSEFIKISINSVVLNIILGGIFSIIVLLLFLKSVRATLVIGLSIPIAIISTFTLMYFTGETLNVLTMGGLALGIGMMVDSSIVILENIVSYRQQGYSMVEASKKGASELAPAVIASATTTLVVFLPIIFVEGIASELFTPLALTIMFALIASLAVSVTLIPMLSSKLLTKSLKENGRRYWFDRLMDKVNDGYRAMLRWVLKFRKTAIAITLALIAGSAALIPLIGTEFIPPSDQGQIQIDVNMPEGTAMEETEAFTNKVDERIENFSEIIEVSYLSIGGGGFGGGIGNTSSDFANYTIQLVDPGDREITTQQAMKDIDEALKDLPGAEIQVSELDAGLGTGAPLQVQLNGTEYEVLDQLADQVAYVMNDIEGVNNATSSTDEGRPEMQINVNREKAAQYGLTYQQVIGQVQLAFNGQIATRYRSGGDELDVRMIFPEDERQTISDLEGMSVQSPTGSLIPLATIANLEQVQGPVSLLRQDQQPQVNVEAEVVDVDLGTATEEVRTELERLNFPDGYSYEIGGQAQDMQEAFGDLSLALIFSIFLVYAVMAIQFENFLFPFIIMFSLPATIIGITGGLFVTGLPFSLPAFVGIIMLAGIVVNNAIVLVDYINILRRKSYDRYEAILEAGPNRLRPILMTTLTTMLGMVPLAIGVGRGAEAQQPLAITIIFGLTVSSFFTLVLIPVVYTYFDDLSNKITGFFRKRVED
- a CDS encoding copper amine oxidase yields the protein MKRVFGLLMAILLIVPSIAMAEDHKGPTVKTQASDLRADLDKLLSEHFVLATMFMMKSYEDTEDAEEVWSQLDQNAKDMTPVIASVYGEEAADQFEEMFRSHNDYSDRFVEAAKNDDLKARQEAEKEVEEFVNEFGSFLAKATEGNVSEKAAKKALAAHEQDVINVFDHYVNEEYQKAYQSFRDGFNRMFDISRSLSTAITKQLPDKFENTKADSKAADLRSNLNTLTSEHFALAALEMQKGFNQAPDYDFVTWAENQHTSDFKTVIQSLYGEEDATEFEKVWQQNHINAQTNVVTAALEENQELRMEAEESLKTFSEDFGAFLSTATEGHLPQETATEAVWSHEEDVLQTFDHYVEGDYEATYDSFREGYGDMFGIGENLGDAMAKQMPDKFGGEMMPESMPDTGLGGMSDTQSISNWIWVAFGAFTILTGAVLYRKKSHQ